In Mycolicibacterium gadium, the genomic window ATCGAAGATGTGGTCGGCGGTGCGTGTCGCGAGGGCGGTGGCGTTGCTGGTTCCGTGCTGATAGGCAGTTCCGTTGAGTGCGCCGCCGTGTCCGGGTGCGGCCACGCGCATACCGGGGCCGGTGATCGTTGTTTCCGCCGGATACAAGGTCGTGGTTCCTTCGGCCGAAGGCGGACGCTGGTGCAGACTCCGACCGCCGGGCAGCAGTATTTCCGGTTTTACCGAGTTGCGGTGGCCGAAACCCACGGGACTGTAGAGCGCGGGCATTCCCATGTCGGCGGTATCGAGCACCGTGTCGCTGGTTGGGGTGGTCGCGGCGTCTGCATGCAAGGCCCCCACGGAGATCACGTTCACTGCCTCAGCAGGGGAGAGGAGCCGTCGACGGCGCGCCCGCGCGTACATGGCGGTGCCCACCGCGCGCCGTAATTCGGATACATCGAACAGCGCTGCTGCGGGGATGTCGGCATCGATGGGATGGTTGCCCGCGCTGACCAGGATGAGCACGTTGTACGTGTGGGCGAGCCAGTCCAACAATTTCGCCAACGGGCTGGTGCGGCGCACGAACATCTGGATGGGATCGCCGATCGACAAGTTGACGATTCTCACGCTGGGAGCCGCAGGGTCGTGTTGCCCTTGTCGCTCGAATAGGCGTCGGAAGGCTTCATGAATGAGGTCGACTAAAAGTCGGTCCCTCAGCACGGTTTCCCCTTGGCCGTTGAACGGGTGTGGCTGCATGATCGGCCGCACGTACACGCTGCGCTGCGTCGATTCGCCGGCAGTACTGAGGTCGCCGTGGCAAATCAGTGACGCCATGGCGGTGCCGTGCTGCATCTGTGATGCGGTATAGGACGCGGCAATCTGGTCTGGATCGTCGATGACTAATCGTTTGGAGAGGGCGATGTGGCTGGCCATCGGCAGGCCATCGAGCAGGGCGATCCGTGGACGTCGGTCGGCGGGCTTCACCGAAAACGCCTCGGGTTCAAGAGGTTCGTCGGAGGGCGCTGCTGACGGAATGGTCATCGGCCGTGCCGGGGACACATACATGATGGTGTCGGTGGTCAACAGTGCGATCGCGTCGGGCCCGCGATCGAGGACCGCTTCGACCTGACTGTAGGGGATGTCGGCGAGAATGGCGTGATAGCCGATGCCGGTGATCGTCGATCGAGTGATGACTTGGCCGCCGGCTGCGGCGATGAGTTCTCGTACAGTCGTTTCGGCAACCGCCCGGCGTGCGGCATCGCGGCGGAACCACAGCTCGACTTCGACGCGGGCCGTGGTGGCTGACTGTCCCACGACGGCGACGTCTTCGCGCCAGTGCTCCAGCAGACCAGTCTCGCGGACCCGATCCTGGGGTCCCCAGCGCCTCACCTCACGCAACAAAGCAAAGACCTCGCGTAAGGGCGCTAACCCGAAAGGCATTGCCGCATCGCGGTTCTCCTGCCATCGCGCGAAGAGGGTGAGGAGCTCGACGACGGCCTGATTGTTCGACATCACAACGTAGAGGCTGTCGCTCACGGCATCGTCGCTCGGTTCGTCATCGCGTACGGCGTGGAAGTCGTCGTCGGCGGCGAACTCGTCGCCATCAACTTCGAGGAGGAACTCCAGTCCCGGCACACGGGCGGCGGCTCGCGCGAACTCGGCTACAGGCGCGGCGAGGTCGAAGACCACCACAAGCTCGGGGTCGGCTTCAGTCGTGTCACCGTCCACGTCGACTCGGCCTGCCTGCAGAGCCTCTTGGAGAGCGGCGAACTGTGGCGCTAGCCGCTGCCCCTGCCGGGCCGGTTCCGGTCCGGCGATGCGATTTCCAGGGAAGCGGGGCGCGCCGGTAGGTATGGGCCCGGTGACGGGGACGCCGAAGGACAGCGGTTGACGCGGAGCCGTCACATCTCCCTCATGGCGTTGCGCTGCTTTAGCCGCTCCCGCACAACATTCTCCACACGCCCATCGGGGAGGGACAACACATAGCGCCGCATGACATCCAGCGCGAACTCCTCAATGTCTGCGTAGCTGGCGCCGGCAAGCTTGTCGGCGAGGGTGCGCGGCGCCATACCGAGGTTCCCGCCGAGCCGCATACGCAGCTGCTCCAGAAAAGCCGTAGCCTGTGTGCGCGACGGGGGAGGCAGTGTTAACCGCACCTGAAAGCGGCGCCATGCGGCACGGTCGAGCAGTTCGCCATGATTGGTCGCGCACACGGCAACGACGTGGGAAGGCAAGCGATCGATCTGGAGGAGCAGCGTCGAAACGACGCGCTTAATCTCGCCGGTTTCGTGCGCGTCGGCGCGCTCTTTGGCGATGGTGTCGAACTCGTCGAAAAAGAGCACGCAGCGCCGAGTCCGCGCGAACTCGAAAACGTGATCGATTCGACTCGTGGTCTCTCCAAGGAAGCTGGACACAACCCCCTCGTAACGAACGGCGTAGAACGGCACCATCAACTCCGCCGCCAGTGCTTCAGCAAGCGAGGTTTTGCCGTTGCCAGGCGGTCCTTCCAAGAGGATTCTGTTACGGGGTTCCAAGCCGTGGCTGCGCAGGAGCTCGCTACGGTGATGCTCTTCGATGACCTCGGCCACCGCAGCCGTGATGGCCGGCGCCAAATGCACCTCCGATAATCGCCGCTTAGGCACTATTTCGGTGACCAGATCAGCGACCTGCCGAGCAGTGTCATCACGGGCGAGCAGACTGCGCGCACCAGCGGTGGTGATCAATTCAGACAGACGATCGGCCACAAGATGATGCTGATTGTTGCGCTCCTCGGCGATGATCGCCTCCACCAGCATGCGAAAGCGGGCGACGTCGCCACTCTGCTGGGCCTCGACCAGATCAATCACCAGGTCAGACCTCGCCATGTGGCCCCCTCCTTGCACAATGCCGCTCGCTCGATCATTGCAGATGCGCTCACCACCGCGGTACAGCTCCGCGCAGTGTCGCGCCCGCTAGCAGCGCCAACAGCCAACAGTTAGCTGTCCTCGCCTTCCATCACCGGCTCGGGCTGCCGACCGTGCCGTCGACGCCAGAGGTTGCCGACGTCGTCGGCGAACTCTAGATCGACGCGCACCTCTACCGCCCCTGGTGCGCTGTACAGCACCTCAGCAGACTGGTCTCGCGAGATGACCTGGGGGTACTTATCGACCATCTGCTGCTGCGCGTTGCGGAGAAACGAGGAAAGACCTGGGGCAGTCATGATGTGGTCGGTGACCATTCCGCCGTACGCACCGAGGTTCGCTGGCATGGCCACTATTCCGGGCGGGTACAGCGATGGGGCGCGGGAGCCGATTGCATCGAGAGTTCCGCTCATGCCGCCCGACAGAATCTCGCGGGAGAGCTCCTGTACCGAGATCTTCCCCTTCGCCGGGTAACACGAGTCTTCCAGCCGATCGCCGTCCCTGTCGACGCCGTACACGTCGACTTCGAGGTCGGTGATCGGACCGGAACTCGCGTTGGTCACGGTCACGGTCCACAGTCCCTGACCGATGGGCACGGGTTTCACGGAGGCGGGCACCGCGCGGATTCGGCCACCGCTGTTCCCAGTTTCCGTGGCGCCGATGGAGAGTAGGTGTTGTTGTCACGCCCCACGAGCACGTTCTTCTGCGTGGTGCTAAGAGATGGCGCGGAAGCAGACGAATCGTCTACTGCCCCCGCGCCTGGGGAGGGTGGGGCGGCGCCTGCGGGGCACGCGCAGCGACTCGACTGATCCGAAGATCGCCGCCAGCTGCGACGTCTTCCGCTGCAACACCGGTTCCGCCGTCGACGGCTACGTCTTCGACCTCGATGTTGCCTCCGACCGCGGCGCGGCGGATCACCACGCCGATGGTGGCTGGGAGATCCGGGGCCTGCTCCTCGACGGCCGACAGGAGAGCCTGCGCGAGGCCGTACAGCTCCACGTCGTCGCCTGCCCCGGCTTGGGTGAGCTTCTTCTCGAGCAGCGCGCGGCGAAGCTCTTCGTCCGGCTCCTGCTCCAGCCCCTCTACGTCTGCGCTGACCGAGGCGTAGCGCTTTGTGACCAGGCTTTTCACCGCGGAGTACGCGTCACCGATCGCCTGCTTCGCGGTGTCACGGGCGCCGTCGCACGCGCCAAGGGCGAGCGCCGCGACGATCAGGGTTACGGGATCCATCGGCAACCTCCAGCTCCGGCCCCACATAGCTACGCGGGGTTTGATCTAATCTAGGCGTCGATTCCGACAGACTCGGCGAACGCCGGCGAGAGCCGGGAGCCACCTGAAAATCGACGACCTGGGGCTACGACAGCACACGCGGCTGGGAGTCAGGTGGCCGCCGGCAAATCCCTTCCCGCTGGCGCGATGTATCGGCCGGGAGTCGCGTTGGTATGCCAAGGGTGCAAGTGAGGGCGCACGACAGAACGTCCGGCATGGTAGGCAGTCGGCGCGGACCATCACTTGTGAACGGATCTGTGAACGAAACAGTGCGAAACGCACGAGATCAGATGGGATGGAGCGCAACGTAGAAACCCATCGAGGGCCCCTGAACAGCACTTACGAGACGCAGATAGCCGTGTCGGATTGCTACTGACCGGCTCATAACTTAGAGGTCGCATCGACCGAATCGACCTTCCACGTGATGTCACGTTTGTCGACTAATCTTGAAGGACCGCTGGAAGGAGATGTTGCCTAGGTGACCGAGTCGAAGAAGCTCAAGCGCCGGGTCAAGGCTGTCCGAGCGATCCGCCGCAGCACCGAGCTGGAGGGCTCGAGCAGCACCGCCGCCACGCGTGCCGACCAGGACGCATACGCGCGCGGCCGCATCACGGCCGCAGAGCTGGGTGAGCGCGTGCGCCGCCGCTACAACGTCAAGTAGGGGAGCAGGCCTCGCACCCCTGGGACACCGGCGACCTCGAACGCAACTGGCAGGGCTACTTCATCCCGGGCACAGCCGTGTTGAAGAACCGCGTTCGCCCAAACCCTCGACGAAATACAGAACGCCGAAACGATCTCGTCGAGGCACGTGTTATCGACTTCGCGAGACACCCGAACTCCTGGGCGACCGCGCATACGACCTTGCCTACCTGAGCGCGATCCATCGCCAGCTGTTCCAAGACGTTTACCTATGGGCAGGAGACCTGCGCACCGTCGGGATCGAGAAAGGTGACGAATCCTTTTGCCCGCCAAAAAGTATCAGCCAGCCGATGAACCACGTCGCCGCAGAAATTCACCGCCTCAAGCGGCTCAAGACTGTGGCTAAGGCAGATCTCGCGCAGACCGTCGCCTACCTGTACGACTACACGAACTTCGCGCATCCCTTCCGTGAGGGCAATGGTCGCGCCACGCGGGAATTCTTCGACCTCCTGCTCTCCGAACGCGGCGCCGGACTCGACTGGGTGAAGACCGACCAGGCGAAGCTCTACTGCGCGTGCCATGCAGCACGAGCCGACGACGACCTCTCCGGGTTGACCGCCATGTTCGCGAAGATCCTCGACGACGAGCCCGCATACCACTACTAGTCACACCCTCGGTGAGACAAGGAATTCAGAGATGCAAGTCGAGGACAATGTGCCGCCGACGCGGCGGGGGAGTCGCATCCCTGGGCTGTGCTGGTGGTGCTCAAGTAAGGCCAGCCGGCTGTCTCCCGCGAGCGCCCGTGCGAATGCGGCTACACGCACGCCGCGAATGTTAGTGAGCGTGAACGGCTCCCACCTATAACGATGCTCCTGGGGTTCGTTTGGCCCAGCGTTCGTGAGCGGCTTGAGCCGACATCTCTGCTGCTGCACCGATTTTGGCCCAGGTCAACCGATTCTGGCGTCCCCGCACGACTGCCTGGTCGAGTTGTTCTTCGCCGGCGCGTATGGTAGCCAGTGCGGCCTTGATGGCCGCCACGGCGTCGACATCGTTGATGTGTTCGTTCCACCAGACGTCGTGCGCGGCTGTATTGCCGTCGCCGCTGATCACGTCGAGTACGTCTTCATCGGCCGCGTAGATTCGAAACGCCGCGGGGTCGTGCCGCACAGGTGATGGCACCCGTGTCCAAAGTTGTTGACTGAACCAGTGTTTTGTGGGCATTGTGTCACCGGCGCCGTAACAATTACAGGTGGCGCGCCAGCCGATGACCGCACCGGCCGGCCTGGTCGCAAACTCGGCCTGTCCGCCGTGGCTTCTGACTGCTTCCTGTCCGAATGTGCCGTCTCCGTACTGGTCGACGGCCAGGTGCCCTGGCGGAATACCTGTACCACTGATTCCTAGGGCGCGTAGGCCGTCTTCGAA contains:
- a CDS encoding S8 family peptidase, encoding MTTDTIMYVSPARPMTIPSAAPSDEPLEPEAFSVKPADRRPRIALLDGLPMASHIALSKRLVIDDPDQIAASYTASQMQHGTAMASLICHGDLSTAGESTQRSVYVRPIMQPHPFNGQGETVLRDRLLVDLIHEAFRRLFERQGQHDPAAPSVRIVNLSIGDPIQMFVRRTSPLAKLLDWLAHTYNVLILVSAGNHPIDADIPAAALFDVSELRRAVGTAMYARARRRRLLSPAEAVNVISVGALHADAATTPTSDTVLDTADMGMPALYSPVGFGHRNSVKPEILLPGGRSLHQRPPSAEGTTTLYPAETTITGPGMRVAAPGHGGALNGTAYQHGTSNATALATRTADHIFDVLEALQPGDGEPPFATAEYHPVLAKALLVHAASWGAMREGLARTIDGGADLNRRAISQLLGYGAVDAERIVTAATNRVLLLGAGSITADQRQTFALPLPTSLAATTDWRRLTLTLAWLSPVNTATRKHRMARLSFESPRQQLGVERLEAEARVSRNGTVQHEILEGQRAVAFTASDALEINVDCRVDAGRLAAPVRYGLAATLEVAPTIRADIHQEVRQQLQIRLRTRTR
- a CDS encoding antitoxin VbhA family protein; amino-acid sequence: MTESKKLKRRVKAVRAIRRSTELEGSSSTAATRADQDAYARGRITAAELGERVRRRYNVK
- a CDS encoding AAA family ATPase → MARSDLVIDLVEAQQSGDVARFRMLVEAIIAEERNNQHHLVADRLSELITTAGARSLLARDDTARQVADLVTEIVPKRRLSEVHLAPAITAAVAEVIEEHHRSELLRSHGLEPRNRILLEGPPGNGKTSLAEALAAELMVPFYAVRYEGVVSSFLGETTSRIDHVFEFARTRRCVLFFDEFDTIAKERADAHETGEIKRVVSTLLLQIDRLPSHVVAVCATNHGELLDRAAWRRFQVRLTLPPPSRTQATAFLEQLRMRLGGNLGMAPRTLADKLAGASYADIEEFALDVMRRYVLSLPDGRVENVVRERLKQRNAMREM